The Amycolatopsis sp. 195334CR genome window below encodes:
- a CDS encoding MFS transporter, with the protein MTSTATTRLSPDEPGSFHRLLTKWGLPAPLFLGYVGLLLFMIGDGVEAGFIAPYMAENGAGTEIRASYVITVYGVAVMLASWLSGALSELWGPRRVMLAGLAIWLVFDALFLAVAVSGENYPLMLIFYGLRGFGYPMFAFGFLVWITAVAPVARLGAAVGWFYFAFTGGLPTLGSLVASFTNPIMGQTGTLWLSVAILGLGGLVCLLGVRERTGYQRLAPPEVKPVQSMVSSLSIAWRKPRIGIGMIVRVINTAPEFGMLVFFPTIFISQIGFGESRWLLLVSVIYGTNIFFNLIFGVLSDKIGWRTTIFWFGAIGCAISILLLYFVPLALGADYYWVALLVGALYGATLAGFVPISALLPSLSPENKGGAMALLNFGAGAAAFVGPAIVSLFLGPVGAAGVVIIFAALYVVAAVLVRFLKLPEETERAIEQDASLQDVGGKVSTA; encoded by the coding sequence ATGACATCGACGGCAACAACGCGGTTGTCCCCGGACGAACCGGGCTCGTTCCACCGGCTGCTGACCAAGTGGGGGCTGCCCGCCCCGCTGTTCCTCGGTTACGTCGGCCTGCTGCTGTTCATGATCGGCGACGGGGTCGAGGCCGGGTTCATCGCGCCGTACATGGCCGAGAACGGGGCGGGCACGGAGATCAGGGCGTCCTACGTGATCACCGTGTACGGCGTCGCGGTGATGCTGGCGTCCTGGCTGTCGGGTGCGCTGTCCGAGCTATGGGGCCCGCGCCGGGTGATGCTCGCCGGCCTGGCGATCTGGCTGGTGTTCGACGCGTTGTTCCTGGCCGTCGCGGTCTCCGGCGAGAACTACCCGCTGATGCTGATCTTCTACGGGCTGCGCGGGTTCGGCTATCCGATGTTCGCCTTCGGTTTCCTGGTGTGGATCACCGCGGTGGCCCCGGTGGCGCGGCTCGGCGCGGCGGTCGGCTGGTTCTACTTCGCCTTCACCGGCGGCCTGCCCACGCTCGGCTCGCTGGTGGCCAGCTTCACCAACCCGATCATGGGGCAGACCGGCACGCTGTGGCTGTCGGTGGCGATCCTCGGGCTCGGCGGGCTGGTCTGCCTGCTCGGGGTGCGTGAGCGCACCGGTTATCAACGACTCGCTCCGCCCGAGGTGAAGCCGGTGCAGAGCATGGTGTCCAGCCTGTCCATCGCCTGGCGCAAACCGCGGATCGGCATCGGCATGATCGTCCGCGTGATCAACACCGCGCCGGAGTTCGGCATGCTGGTGTTCTTCCCGACCATCTTCATCAGCCAGATCGGCTTCGGCGAGAGCCGGTGGCTGCTGCTGGTCTCGGTCATCTACGGCACGAACATCTTCTTCAACCTGATCTTCGGTGTGCTCAGCGACAAGATCGGCTGGCGGACCACGATCTTCTGGTTCGGCGCGATCGGCTGTGCGATCTCCATCCTGTTGCTCTACTTCGTGCCGCTCGCGCTGGGCGCGGACTACTACTGGGTGGCGTTGCTGGTGGGTGCGCTCTACGGCGCCACACTGGCCGGGTTCGTGCCGATCTCGGCGCTGCTGCCTTCGCTGTCCCCGGAGAACAAGGGCGGCGCGATGGCACTGCTGAACTTCGGCGCGGGCGCGGCGGCCTTTGTCGGCCCGGCGATCGTGAGCCTGTTCCTCGGTCCGGTGGGGGCGGCCGGCGTGGTGATCATCTTCGCTGCGCTGTACGTGGTGGCCGCGGTACTCGTGCGCTTCCTGAAACTGCCGGAGGAGACGGAACGAGCGATCGAGCAGGACGCGAGCCTGCAGGACGTGGGAGGGAAGGTCAGCACCGCGTGA
- a CDS encoding DeoR/GlpR family DNA-binding transcription regulator → MSNDHPRSRSARQAMIADYVLEHGSATQADLVELTGVSHMTVHRDVDELARRGLLRKYRGGVSALPSSVFESNAEYRLNANTGEKSSMAAHLASHLEPGMSLLLDDSTSALALIGLLSEVTPLTVATNYLRAIDELKKVDDVRLIGIGGDYSSTHDSFLGMACLEAIERLTVDMAIVSTSAMTTELTYHQEPEIVMVKRAMLASARKKVLLMDSTKMPKTALHRLAPVREFDLVVLGPATPVEVLAEVSGHTAAERAAWSEG, encoded by the coding sequence ATGAGCAACGACCACCCGCGTTCGCGCAGCGCGCGGCAGGCCATGATCGCGGACTACGTACTGGAGCACGGTTCGGCGACCCAGGCCGACCTGGTGGAGCTGACCGGGGTCAGCCACATGACCGTGCACCGCGACGTCGACGAACTGGCCAGGCGCGGACTGCTGCGCAAGTACCGCGGCGGGGTGTCGGCGCTGCCGTCCTCGGTGTTCGAAAGCAACGCGGAGTACCGGCTCAACGCGAACACCGGGGAGAAGTCCTCGATGGCCGCGCACCTGGCCAGCCACCTCGAACCGGGGATGTCGCTGCTGCTGGACGACTCGACCTCGGCGCTCGCGCTGATCGGACTGCTTTCGGAGGTCACCCCGCTGACCGTGGCGACCAACTACCTGCGTGCCATCGACGAGCTGAAGAAGGTCGACGACGTGCGCCTGATCGGCATCGGCGGCGACTACTCCAGCACGCACGACTCGTTCCTCGGCATGGCCTGCCTGGAGGCGATCGAACGGCTCACCGTGGACATGGCGATCGTGTCCACCTCGGCGATGACCACCGAGCTGACCTACCACCAGGAGCCGGAGATCGTCATGGTCAAGCGCGCGATGCTGGCCAGCGCTAGGAAGAAGGTGCTGCTGATGGACAGCACCAAGATGCCGAAGACGGCGCTGCACCGGCTGGCCCCGGTGCGCGAGTTCGACCTGGTCGTGCTGGGTCCGGCGACCCCGGTCGAGGTGCTCGCGGAGGTCAGCGGCCACACCGCCGCCGAACGGGCCGCCTGGTCCGAGGGCTGA
- a CDS encoding histidine phosphatase family protein produces the protein MGTRLLLTRHGQTVWHAENRYAGSSEVDLTEEGLAQAERLATVVTARQDPPVALYCSPQDRARRTAEPAARALGLRPRIVEDLRETHFGVGEGRTRAELAETDPEVVERFLANPVTGAFPGAEPPAEAAARGAAALREIAAAETGPVLVVAHNTLLRLALCELLGIPLHTYRTVLPLLANASPSEVDIDGTRTGLLSLNSIPPHVIIEQ, from the coding sequence ATGGGCACCCGCCTGCTGCTGACCCGGCACGGCCAGACCGTCTGGCACGCCGAGAACCGCTACGCCGGTTCGAGCGAGGTCGATCTCACCGAGGAGGGGCTCGCGCAGGCGGAACGGCTGGCCACGGTCGTCACCGCCCGCCAGGACCCGCCGGTCGCGCTGTACTGCTCACCCCAGGACAGGGCGCGACGCACCGCCGAACCCGCCGCCCGCGCGCTGGGCCTGCGGCCGCGGATCGTCGAAGACCTGCGTGAGACCCACTTCGGCGTCGGCGAGGGCCGGACCAGGGCCGAACTGGCCGAAACCGATCCCGAGGTGGTCGAACGGTTCCTGGCGAACCCGGTGACCGGCGCCTTCCCCGGTGCGGAACCGCCGGCCGAAGCAGCCGCCAGGGGCGCCGCCGCGCTGCGGGAGATCGCCGCCGCGGAAACCGGTCCGGTGCTGGTCGTCGCGCACAACACGCTGCTGCGCCTGGCCCTGTGCGAACTGCTGGGCATCCCGCTGCACACCTACCGCACGGTGTTGCCGCTGCTCGCCAACGCCTCGCCGTCGGAGGTCGACATCGACGGCACGCGGACCGGCCTGCTGAGCCTCAACTCCATCCCACCGCACGTGATAATCGAACAATGA
- a CDS encoding HAD family phosphatase: protein MALAAVVFDLDGVLVESEHLWEENWVAYAARQGVEWTAEDTSTVQGMSAPEWAAYLAERSGTAESVEQVEQAVVDGMIAAIEGGEAPLLPGAGEMVREVSARVPVALASSAARRVIDAVLDTHGLTGEFTATVSSAEVPKGKPSPDVYLEAAARLGRSGSECLGVEDSSNGIRAAAAAGLTVIALPNPTYPPKPDALELASAVAEDNHDVRRKLLAYLSGELVGERS, encoded by the coding sequence ATGGCGCTCGCCGCGGTCGTGTTCGACCTGGACGGAGTCCTGGTCGAGAGTGAACACCTCTGGGAGGAGAACTGGGTGGCCTACGCCGCCCGGCAGGGGGTCGAGTGGACTGCCGAGGACACCTCGACGGTGCAGGGCATGAGCGCGCCCGAATGGGCGGCCTACCTGGCCGAGCGCAGTGGCACCGCCGAATCGGTCGAGCAGGTGGAACAGGCAGTGGTGGACGGCATGATCGCCGCGATCGAGGGCGGGGAGGCACCGCTCTTGCCGGGTGCGGGCGAGATGGTCCGCGAGGTGAGCGCGAGGGTGCCGGTGGCGCTGGCTTCCTCGGCCGCGCGCCGGGTGATCGACGCGGTGCTGGACACGCACGGCCTCACCGGTGAGTTCACCGCCACGGTCAGCAGCGCGGAGGTGCCCAAGGGCAAGCCCAGCCCGGACGTCTATCTCGAGGCGGCTGCCCGCCTCGGCCGGTCCGGCTCGGAATGCCTGGGCGTGGAGGATTCCAGCAACGGCATCCGCGCGGCCGCCGCGGCCGGGTTGACCGTGATCGCGCTGCCGAACCCGACCTATCCGCCGAAGCCGGACGCGCTGGAGCTGGCCAGCGCGGTGGCTGAGGACAACCACGACGTGCGGCGCAAGCTGCTCGCCTACCTCTCCGGTGAGCTGGTGGGGGAGCGGTCATGA